The genomic region tgaaatataaataacattaattaaaaaaacctTTTTAAGAAGTTTTTTCGTGGGCAAatccaaaaaatttaaaaaattctgcCGTGTCCGCCATTGTTTATAGAATGTGAGTGACAAATCCAATTTTGCTAAAAAAATCAGATAGATATCATCAATGAGGGTGGGTCACTTCAATTACAATTGAAATTCTTCTTCTATGTAAAGTAAGCACTGTAtagattaaattgaattacATTGGTCACtctaattaaatcttaaaataaaaataattacaaaaagtcAACTTACAAATCTAAGGTTAAACAatagattattatttattatttcgtAGAGTTTACAAAATGCCTTCGTAACGTGGCAAGATAATATTGCAAAAGATCTCACGAAGCGGATAATCTTGCCAATCGTCTTGATTTGTCCCAATTTTGCCTTCCAAGTCACAGTCGCACACTTTGATCTTTCATTTCCACGATTTTTTTACACACACAGAAGCAGCAACAACGAACGATGGCATCGCCAACAGCAAGGATCACATTCAGAGTCGTAATTGCTATTCTAGTCGTAATGCTTCTCTTCTACGTCGGTCGTCCTCTCTACTGGAAAATCTCCGCAACTGTACAGGAAATCCGCGAAAATAAACGCACCGTTCAACAAGGTTCTATCTCTTCTTACCTTATCTGATTTAATGCGATTTATATAACTGATGTTTTGTCATTCTGAATCTGTTTTGTTGCAGGCATTTCACAAATTGTTTATGAAGCACAAAAATCAGTTGGTTGGTTCCACGACGAGTCAGATTCTGGAGTGCGTGAAGATCGTAAAGCGATCAATCGGCGCTTACTCTTCTAAaggttaatttaatttctattattatttgaagCCTAATATTTTCTGTTTACTGTTAACTAATTGTTATAATTTGATGAGAGGAGAAATGTATTAGTGGATCTGGTTATCTGTTTGTTttgcaataaataattagaggATTTAAATTGATGGAATAGTAAGTTGTATTGTTGATTTTGGTGAACTTAAGTTGTTCTGTAgatttttgctattttttctttagagATTTTAGTTTATGATTGGAATTGAGTTATAGTACTTTATTGGCGGTTGCATATATGGAAAAGCAGGAGATAATGCGATTCTTTTTGGATCTTGTGTATCTTAAACCTGTGCTAAATCACAAACTCGAAGGTGTTTTGATTAGGAAACTAAGCTAATGTAGGAGACGCAGCTCCCTTTGCCGTGTCATACTGAAATCTATGTTTTTGTCAAGCAAGTGTGCCTCTGAGTCAGtaaattagaaagttattatgcttttgatttgGTAAATGGGATCCCAACACAGAGAAATAGTTGGCATTGCTAACTTTTGCTGTTATGAATAATCATTATGCATTGTACATAACTTTGGATGGGAATCAGGACCTAATCCTGATTATAAGACGATTTAGCTCTTCTGGATTTACTTCTTAATTATCTGTAGTTTCTGTTTCATTACAGTAATAGTTAGGCACATAGAACGACTTTTCATACCTATGAGTTCTTATTTCTTGCACATTCACCATTGCAATTATCAAAGTTCTGCACAACCTCATCCTTCGATGTTTGAAGAAGCTTGGACTTCTTtcgttttaattcttttatatcatGTGCAGATTAGATTTTCATTGGAAATTCTGAGCCTTGGCAAATATAACACTACTAAAGTTCTATTATGCACAGTAGCTGAAGACTATTCATGGATATAGTTATGTAGTCTTATTGATTCTAAAATAACCTGAGTTTTCCTAGAATAATCTGAAGATATCTCTTATATTATTGTGGTAACATTAGACAATTGAGTCTTGCATGCGTATTCCTTTGTTTTCCTCTTCATTTGGCTGCCTGGTGCAGTTGCTCTTGTTTCTCTGTCCCACTTTACATTAACCAAAATGGAAAATCCGTGTAAGTGAAGCTTTGAGTTCAATCTGACATGTTTAGTGTTGGTCAAGTATTGTGTCGTCAATTTTCACTGGATGCCAATTTGAATGAAATCAATCCAAGTTGTTACTATACTGTatcaaaagaaattgattttccaaatattTGTAGTGGATTAGGATATGCATGCCAGTTTCTTTGTGCTAATTTAATTGGCTCAAGTTCTCTGCAGCTGAAAATTTTGTATGGTTGCTTGAAGAAATGTTCTCTGTGTGtcattttctataatttccCTAGAAGACACAGGACATCGGTGTGCCTTCAAACCCATTGGTTTAAATAACATGGGAAATATGGGCCTGACCGGCAACTCGATTTATCAGCACAGAGGAACACATCTGAGTTCTGAATGTAGTAGGATTCAAACTTGAATGTTAGTGAGGTTTAATTTATGTTACATTAGTGACGTTAAGTTGGTCTATTTAGATTTTGCCTACACCAACCATTGATATGGATACAACTTGATAGACGGAAACTTTAGAATATTCCAGTGCATGCAGAACctaaaaatctttttaagtTACTGATAGGTCCTGGTTAGGTCGTGGCTCAAAGCAGATGGAGACTAGTCTTAGGCTGGGCTTGTGAATTTCCTAATGTTGGGGAAGAGGCATTCTTTTTTAGTCAGGAGTCTGAAAGCTATTAGGGGCCTGTGATTATGTTTAGGGGAGAGACCCATCAGTTCAGCCATGATCCTACATGGAAATGAAGGTAATTCAAGCTGGGATCATAGGATAACAATTGATTTCTAGGATAATGTTCTGTTGCTGCCAACTGAGATTACTCAAATTGGCGGCCATCCTTTTCCTGAAAATGGGGTGGAGAACATGCTTCATTGATCCCGTAACTGAATAGGCAGGCAAATTTTACAGCTTAAAGAGGGCAGAGTAGTTCAGTGAAGCAGCAGGAATGCTCCCATTTATCTGCAAATTTCCTGAATTAGAGGGTATTACTAAATCTCATGATTTCTCTTTACAACAGCGGCTAACAGAGGGTATACTTAGTAGAGCTCATACTTGTCGCAGCTCGCAATTTTCTTGAATTTCATTGGTCTTTTGAGTTAAGAGAACAGTTGGCAGTTCTCTCCAAGTTAGAACAAAAGGTACTTTCAGCAATGCCATGAATGCTATGGGAGTATCGGTTCAACTCATCTAGACATGTACCGTATCCGTTATCCGTCCCAATGGCCAAAAATTTGTAGGAGTGCTATCTATCGCACACGTTCTCACATTTGTTAGATGAACATCTTTCAAATGATTTATCTTTTCATTGGAAGATGCTCAATTAACGGATTCTCGGTGcacatgtttttcttttcataaaatcaattttataagaTCAGTGAGATTTTTCTGACTCTTGTGCTGCGAGTATGATAAATGGTTGGTCACTCACTCGATGTTCAGCCCATTTTTTTATCACATCGTTTGTCAGTTCAATTTGTCCATTCATCAACAGAGTAATTGATCCTCTAGAATACTGATAACAGATGCACGTCTAAATGTCTGTACTTGGAACCAACTTTATGCTCTGTGAGGTGGTAATGGCTCAAACCCAACCTAAGCCAGTggtccattttctttttctcaagcAAATAAAGTACCTGTATGAGATGACAATCGACACATTTACAAGCgaccttttttctttaaccatCTATCTTCACTCGGAAATAAAATGATTCGGCAAGTATTGGGGTTTGAAGACGAAGTGACGCTTTTCTAGGTAAAAGTATAGGATACAACCGACGTTGGCTTGAAGTGgatgttaaattaattagaaaagtgCTGGACCATCCTTCCTTTAGTCTACTAAAATTTGATCACTCCCACGTCTTCAGTTCTCAAGATTCTACTTTAGATCCTAGTATTACGTTTTactctaataaaattttggttTTTTCAGGGTTGAATTCTTATGTTTCGACTGTTCACTGAATTTTTAGGCcaatgtttattattattattattattattatacttttagtatttGGTGAATCCAGAAAATAAGTCTATGAAAAATACATTTTAGTTAGCATAGGCATGTTCCTAAAAAAATGTCTAAAATGGCATTCATAGACATAATCTACCATAAATAGTAGCAAAATCTACCAAGTAAGCCGGCGGAGTTTTGGGTTATCCCAAAACTTGCACAACATGACCACGTTTTAATCTACGATTGCCAATGTCAAAAATGTGGAATTGCACGAGATTTAACGCATTAGCTTTTGAATAGGCAAGGcgtttcaattttttcaacTCCACGCGGTACTGAATAGAGAAAGAGACACTAGGCCATTTTTATTTCAGACCTCATCGTCTAGATTTTGGCTGCACCAACCAAGTCTTAGGTGTACTTTTAAATCagttcaaaagaagaaaagaaaattatacttttaaacGCTTCTAGTCAATCCAAATGGctctttatcttattataCGCAATCCTTTATTCTTATCACATGGGTTTACTTTAGCCTCCTTTTGAAGATTAAACCACCGGTGGCAAGCAACATGCATTACaacaaattaaaaggaaaacatAAAATCAGCACTAAGATGCTGTTACCCTCTCAATAGATGCAATTTGAGTTCATTGAATCCATAAATTATACAGCTAATAGGGTACTTATTTGGAAAGCCTATATGAGAAGGAGTCTGATACTTTAACAGGTTCATGTTGGGGTTGGATCTGATAAATATCCTTCTTACGCACCAATCATTCTGCGAAGTGGAATATTATACAAGAAAAACCCATTTTGTCAAGAGGCGTTAATATTGAGATTTAGACCAAAGAAGTGACCCTTGACAATGAGATTTGGTTGaaatttcaatatatttatttatttttgataggATTGAAGCTTCATGAAAGTTCAAACCCAAATTCATTGCCTAAGCTGATCAAGAAAGAGTTAATCAATGGGTAATTTAAGGAAAAGAACTTTGAAAGGAAAACTTTAGCTACCTAGATGTTGACCTAATTACATTGCACCAAGGAATGTAATAGAGAGttctttgattaattattgtgctatcttttttccataatttatatatatataggcatGTTCTTTCAACCTCCACTGCAAGGAAAGGGCATTTGCtttcatttgatttaataCTAGGATCATGATTGTTCTTTTAAGGGGACCAAAGACCAAAAACTTAATCCCCCCCATTATCAAAAGAAAGTACACGCATGCATTATCTTTGTTCACTTATTCAATCTTGGACTTAAGTTTAGTTGAGTTGACCTTTTAATGAGCATTAGATCCTTGCTTACACCCTAAGTTCATAATCATATTAGTGCTTCTTTAAATACATTTCCAAACTAATTTACTTGGGCAATATACTCTCCCCCAACTTTCATCTTTTTACTGCAATCAAGTATTATCATATGTATGCTTTCGTCCATCACAAGTAGTTCAACTTTTTAATAGGTTCTATGGAATACTTATTACCTATCTTATCTAAAATAGTCCTGTTGGTATTTTTACTTATAAGTATTAGAAAGGTTTTAAATTCGTCGCCGTCTATTAATATTGATGAAAGTTTGTCATTTTTATGGCAAGTGTAAAAAGAGTTAAAAGGAATGACTCTTCCTGTTGAGCCTCCAAACTCCAATGAATTTTAGCTCTTTTGTGTTCAGAAAGTGACATTATATCCACAACTTCCACATACAGAAGTATACAAATCGTAGGATAGCCTAAAGTTTGGAAAGAACAATCAGTCATTCTCAAGACAGCTTGAATCAATCCTTACTTATTGCACAATGTTGGTGAGTTCGTTCCCTTAGGCCTAGgttaatttattagtcaaCAGTCGTATGAATTGCCTGTGggaaaataaaacaagttCAACAATGACATGATTGTTGATTTTTCATGATGGACCACAATCCAACTCTGAAATATACTTAAAACAATATCTTTGATAATTGAAACTGGGCAATTCTCGGTATAAATATCTTTACATTTtgcaaacaaaataaaaatacatcaCTATAGTGTTTAAAGTTTCTTAATTAGTACCAATTGAGCTCccaattgatattattaattgtcTATAAAAGAATGTATAAATAGTCAAAAATCCAATCCTGAACGAgatgaaaaaattatataaaaaattgcatatgattattaataaaagtaaagtcacattttataagaaaaaaagtaataattagtTAATGCAAATTGTGGTTGGTTGGTGCTATCgatttagttaaataatagTATTTGAATAAAGTTTTAAGTTCggatctttctttattaaaaaaaaatttgcttGGTTGAGAATGCTGAATCAACAACTCCCACGTCTACTCGTAACTCTATTACGGGTCGAAAATTAATTACCAGGGGAAAAACACAAAAGTGAGGTTTGACCATAATTAGCAAATTGTATATGTGGTATAAAGAAATGCaccttttaataatatataaatttataaacatcTTTTAATTTCCCTTTTTTTGCTTTGCTAATTTGATCCCTCCTAGAGATTCTACTTATCCGAAACACCTAaagttttctcttttaattctcCACCATTGAGCAAAGTAAGTTAAAGAAAGATTTCCAACCCAATAAAATAAAGCCAATTGCTCATTCAATGGCTAGGAAACCAAGTACTTAACATGGTGGAACTTGCTTTAACACACTAATCAATTCGAAACTTCTACTGCCACATGCATGTATATTCCTACCATAATCCAactctataattatttttttacatagCATTcgttaataatattataaaaatttaattaaaaatgggaatactaattatatatccAAGTGTTGCAAAGTAGTCCAAAGATGTGGAGATTTCAACCGCCAAAAACTGAAGAACAAAAAGCAGAGTACACGTTGGAAATCCACTACAAAACGACATCTGTAGGATCTTCAATTACAAAACGCataaacaaattttattttattttattttataaagcaataatgtaaaaaaaaaaaaagaaaaaggaaaaagggtTAGTGAGATGGCCAATCAATGTCTTAGAATCACTCGAGTGGGATCCATACAAAGCATATCTTTGTGTCAAATCAAAATTCATTACGTGTCAATACTTAGCACGTGGCACAACGGACTCTTTCAAAAGCAAAGGTAACTTTTCCTCGGATTTGGATCTTGTGAAAAGGGTTTATTTTCCACGAGGGTTATTTCTTGTCTTGCCCTTTTGTCGGTCTTCTTACTTCAAACTTCAATCATAACaataacaacaaaagaaaacaaaaatttgtTTAACAAAGAGAGCCAATGGATTAATAATTAGTTGTGAACTTCATTTTATAGATTTTCAATCTTCGTACTCATTTGAGAATTCACTTGAAAACATATGACAGCGTCGTGTGCTTTTTACACAAGTTCAATTTCAACAAAAGAATTCAAACATGAGATTTCACCTTCTAGATAGATGATAATGGAAGGATACTGTTGTTAGAAAGATAGACATTATACTTATAGTTTtgatcttttaaaattttatagggCTTATTTAGGTTTGAACCTAATttgaagatttttattttttttgcatCTGTAaggattaaagaaaaatcgaTGGCTCAAGAGCAATTGATATGTCAATCTAAACTAGAGAAATGAATgatacataaattaaaagcTGCTGAAgtgagatatatatataacaacaTTGACAGCTGGTGGTATTGCTGATTAGTTGTATGCGAAGAACGCAGAAATGGAGAGGTAGATTGAACATTTAGGTTTTGAAGGAAAACAGTTAGTTAGTGAAAAACATATAGGTTTGATTTTGAGTGAAGAATTTCATTTAGAGTTATGTTAAGGATTAACTTAgggttaatttctttatttatggATTGACGGGGAGATTCAAAATGACAATTCAcatgttttaatataaaaaaatattaaacatctCACCATTTTTTGTCTCACTTCTTGCGCGCATAATGTGGTATctattacttttataaaattatcccttaattttaaaatattaaagaacaattttgtaaaaatagtAGATGCCGCGTGAAATGGGCAAGAGATGagataaaaaatgata from Ricinus communis isolate WT05 ecotype wild-type chromosome 9, ASM1957865v1, whole genome shotgun sequence harbors:
- the LOC8261525 gene encoding uncharacterized protein LOC8261525, whose protein sequence is MASPTARITFRVVIAILVVMLLFYVGRPLYWKISATVQEIRENKRTVQQGISQIVYEAQKSVGWFHDESDSGVREDRKAINRRLLF